Genomic DNA from Bacteroidota bacterium:
GAATGTTTTTTGAATGCAGCATTTGTTGCATGTTCTATCTGCAAGAGATTACCCCCTTAGGTGGGAATGACAGCTTGTTGTTTTTTAGGATTAGAAATAGTGTTCTTGATTCAATAATCCTGAACAACTGTTTCAAAAGTATATCCTTGTTCTGGAATTTCAACATTTAGAAAGCCTGATTCTATTAGTTTTAATTTAAAATCTTGCTGAACTTTGTATTCCCCATGTACCATGAAAATTTTCTTTACCTGTGTTTTATCCTGGCAAGAGCAAATCGAATTTAAAATTATATAATATAGCTATTGTTTTTACTTAGGATAAATACAAAATAAACTTTAATAAGAGTATTGCTGCTATATCCAGAGTTTGTTGCTTTTGCAAAGTGCTTGCTTTTATTTATCTTTGTAATAATTAAAATAGCAGAAGAATCAGCATATTCCTGCATTTATGAGGAAAATTGAGTATTTGATGTGAATACTGAATAAGCGTTATTTTATTCAATAACTATAAAAAAATCTAATTTAGGTAATTATGTTGCGGTTTTATTACAATGAACAATGGAAAGAATTTAAACTTGAATACGATTCCCAACTTCGATATGCAATTTCTGATTTCGGACGTATCATTAGTTTTGTTGATGAAATTGAAAATGGCAGACTATTAAAAGGCAGTATTACCGTTGGGTATAATGTATTTAAATATAAGATATTCAAAAAAAAGAAAATCATCAACAAGCTTCAATATGTTCACAGACTTGTTGCCCTAAATTTTTTGCCTGAACCGGAAAAGGATCAAGTGTATGTTTTGCATAAGGATTACAAAAAGGAAAAAAATCATGTAGATAATTTAAAATGGGCAACAAAACAGGAGTTGGTTGAGCACAATAAAAAAAACCCGGCAGTGATTGAGGCAATTAAAAAACTAACCGAGTTTAACAAACAGCGTGACGGACATAAGCTAACTGCAGCAAAAGTGCAATTCATTAAAATGAAAATATTTGATCCCAATAGAAAAACACGATTGAAGATGATTGCAAAACAATTTGGAATAAGTGAAATGCAGTTGT
This window encodes:
- a CDS encoding HNH endonuclease: MLRFYYNEQWKEFKLEYDSQLRYAISDFGRIISFVDEIENGRLLKGSITVGYNVFKYKIFKKKKIINKLQYVHRLVALNFLPEPEKDQVYVLHKDYKKEKNHVDNLKWATKQELVEHNKKNPAVIEAIKKLTEFNKQRDGHKLTAAKVQFIKMKIFDPNRKTRLKMIAKQFGISEMQLYRIKTGENWGHVKIKEE